The stretch of DNA GCAGCCTGACCTTGATATCCAGGCTGGTGAGGCGCTGCTCAACGGACTGAGCCTCTTTCTGATCAGGCAAACCGCCGATATACAAGCACGTCGCCTGCGCATCAGGCGCTTTTGCCCTGTCTCGCCGAACCATCGCATCAGCCGATTCGCTCAACAGGCGGATATCTTGCTGAGAACCACGATAGAGAGCCAAAGGCGTGACATCTTTAGCGCGCAGAGGGGCCTCCTGCTGATGCCAGATGTAATAGAAGACATTGAGGACCAGCAAAAGCAGAAACAGCCAACGCATAAAAACCTCAGGACAAAGGGCACGCCATCGCCAAGCCAACAAAAACCAGATCAGGGACAAGCCTACCGTGAGGCACAGCGTCAGCCACGAGCTCAGCGTCCCCACCGGTAAGGAAGACGGTAAAATCGCTCCCCCAATAGCTTCGAGCCAACTCCAGCTGGGTCAACACAAAACCCCTCAGCATGAGCGTACAGCCGCGCTCTACCGCCTCCACAGTTGTGCGCCCTGGAGACAGCGCCTCAAGAGCCCGTTCAGCGGCGATATCGTCATAGCGTATTTTGCGGGTATGTGTTCGAAGCTGATTACGCATCAGCGGCATCCCCGGACAAATGAAACCGCCGAGATGCTCACCGTCTGCGGAAATGAAGTCCGCTGTTGCGGCGGTGCCAAAATCGAGCACCAGGCACGCGCCCGACGCCAGCTGAAACCCACCCAGCATCGCGAGCCAACGATCCAGTCCCAGGCGCTCGAAATCTTCGTACCCGTTCCGCACCCCACCCATCTGCCTCGCCGAAGCAGCACACAGCACCTTGACGCCAAATGCCTCGACCAGGGTAGCGACCAGTTGACTTGTCTCATCCGAAGCGCGAACACTCACCAGCCGGCAGTCTTTTAACGCGAGCCCCGGGAGCGCGAACAGGCTGTCGATCAGCGAGGCATCCGACCCAACGACACCTTCGGCAAAGATACGAGCCTTATCCGACTCAAGTACCCGCCATTTGATAAAGCTATTCCCACAGTCGAGCTCAAGAATCATCACGCAACCTCAGGCTTAGCTCACCACCGCTATATACTTTCTCAACACCATCCACGCTCAACCGCAATGCGCCTTGCCCATCGACCCCCAGCACCACGCCGTCAATCTGGTTCACGCCCGCGATGAGCGATACAGGCCGGCCCTGCCATAAATGGCTTTGCTCCCACTCACCCTGAATTGCCGAAAAGCCAGATGCCTGGTGACGCTCAAGATAAGCCTGCAGCTGCACTCCAAGACGCGCTACCAGGTAGTTGCGATCAACAGCACTGCCGCTCTCCAACTGTACGGAGCTCCATTGCTGATCGACCTCATCCGCCTTCTGCATGTTCACGTTGATGCCGATACCAATAACGACGTGACAGACGTCAGCGGGATCCCCGACCAGTTCCAGGAGAATTCCGGCGATCTTTTTCTGCCCGACCAAAACGTCATTTGGCCACTTCAACCCTGCACCACGAACACCCGCGTCGCGCAGCGCCTGCATAACTGCAAGTCCGACCACCAGGCTTAGCCCTTCCAACTGACGCATGCCGCCTTCGATCCGCATCACAAGGCTGTAGTAGACGTTTTGAGCGAAAGGACTGACCCACTTTCGTCCGCGCCTTCCCCTGCCTGCAGTTTGCTGCTCTGAAAGCACAAGAAATGGCGCAGTGCGACCCGATTCAATCAGCCGCAATGCCTCGGCATTGGTAGAGTCAATGGAGTCAGAGATATGAACAGGCCATGCAGGAACAGGTACATGCCGAGCTATTTCATCGGCACTTAACAGTATCAGGGGCGCAGCCAACTGATACCCCCTGCCGCGCACTTTATGGATAGGTAGACCCAATTCCGCCTCGAGATGCTGAAGCTGCTTCCATACAGCACTGCGACTGACACCCAAGGCAGCACCGAGCGCCTCCCCGGAGTGGAATCGACCATCTTTTAGAAGTTTCAACAACGTCAGCATGCAGGTCTCGCCTCACAATGAGGCACGCATGATAGCCATGCATTAGGCCATTGCATAGAAAGGCAGGACGTTAGCATTGAAGATGCTTGAAATTCGACCGCCCAAATTTTCCGACCGCCCAAAACAAAACCCCTGACTGCATAAGCAATCAGGGGTTCTGGAATTTAATCTTGACGATGACCTACTCTCACATGGGGAAACCCCACACTACCATCGGCGATGCATCGTTTCACTGCTGAGTTCGGGATGGGATCAGGTGGTTCCAATGCTCTATGGTCGTCAAGAAATTCGGGTACTGAGTCGTGGCCATTTGGCCTCGCTTCAGCAAATTGGGTATGTGATAGCTTTCGGTGTTTTGCAAGATCTCGAACTTTCGGTTCGTTTCGTCTTCACACACCGCAATTTGGTCTCTTCGACGCAAATTGCTTGGGTGTTATATGGTCAAGCCTCACGGGCAATTAGTATTGGTTAGCTCAACGCCTCACAGCGCTTACACACCCAACCTATCAACGTCGTAGTCTTCGACGGCCCTTCAGGGAACTCAAGGTTCCAGTGAGATCTCATCTTGAGGCTAGTTTCCCGCTTAGATGCTTTCAGCGGTTATCTATTCCGAACATAGCTACCCGGCAATGCCACTGGCGTGACAACCGGAACACCAGAGGTTCGTCCACTCCGGTCCTCTCGTACTAGGAGCAGCCCCTCTCAAATCTCAAACGTCCACGGCAGATAGGGACCGAACTGTCTCACGACGTTCTAAACCCAGCTCGCGTACCACTTTAAATGGCGAACAGCCATACCCTTGGGACCGGCTTCAGCCCCAGGATGTGATGAGCCGACATCGAGGTGCCAAACACCGCCGTCGATATGAACTCTTGGGCGGTATCAGCCTGTTATCCCCGGAGTACCTTTTATCCGTTGAGCGATGGCCCTTCCATACAGAACCACCGGATCACTAAGACCTACTTTCGTACCTGCTCGACGTGTCTGTCTCGCAGTCAAGCGCGCTTTTGCCTTTATACTCTACGACCGATTTCCGACCGGTCTGAGCGCACCTTCGTACTCCTCCGTTACTCTTTAGGAGGAGACCGCCCCAGTCAAACTACCCACCATACACTGTCCTCGATCCGGATAACGGACCTGAGTTAGAACCTCAAAGTTGCCAGGGTGGTATTTCAAGGTTGGCTCCACGCGAACTGGCGTCCACGCTTCAAAGCCTCCCACCTATCCTACACAAGCAAATTCAAAGTCCAGTGCAAAGCTATAGTAAAGGTTCACGGGGTCTTTCCGTCTAGCCGCGGATACACTGCATCTTCACAGCGATTTCAATTTCACTGAGTCTCGGGTGGAGACAGCGCCGCCATCGTTACGCCATTCGTGCAGGTCGGAACTTACCCGACAAGGAATTTCGCTACCTTAGGACCGTTATAGTTACGGCCGCCGTTTACCGGGGCTTCGATCAAGAGCTTCGCGTTAGCTAACCCCATCAATTAACCTTCCGGCACCGGGCAGGCGTCACACCCTATACGTCCACTTTCGTGTTTGCAGAGTGCTGTGTTTTTAATAAACAGTCGCAGCGGCCTGGTATCTTCGACCGGCATGAGCTTACGGAGCAAGTCCTTCACCCTCACCGGCGCACCTTCTCCCGAAGTTACGGTGCCATTTTGCCTAGTTCCTTCACCCGAGTTCTCTCAAGCGCCTTGGTATTCTCTACCCAACCACCTGTGTCGGTTTGGGGTACGGTTCCTGGTTACCTGAAGCTTAGAAGCTTTTCTTGGAAGCATGGCATCAACCACTTCGTCATCTAAAAGATGACTCGTCATCAGCTCTCGGCCTTAGAATCCCGGATTTACCTAAGATTCCAGCCTACCACCTTAAACTTGGACAACCAACGCCAAGCTGGCCTAGCCTTCTCCGTCCCTCCATCGCAATAACCAGAAGTACAGGAATATTAACCTGTTTTCCATCGACTACGCTTTTCAGCCTCGCCTTAGGGACCGACTAACCCTGCGTCGATTAACGTTGCGCAGGAAACCTTGGTCTTTCGGCGTGGGTGTTTTTCACACCCATTATCGTTACTCATGTCAGCATTCGCACTTCTGATACCTCCAGCAAGCTTCTCAACTCACCTTCACAGGCTTACAGAACGCTCCTCTACCGCATCACCCGAAGGTGATACCCGTAGCTTCGGTGTATGGTTTGAGCCCCGTTACATCTTCCGCGCAGGCCGACTCGACTAGTGAGCTATTACGCTTTCTTTAAAGGGTGGCTGCTTCTAAGCCAACCTCCTAGCTGTCTAAGCCTT from Pseudomonas sp. NC02 encodes:
- the birA gene encoding bifunctional biotin--[acetyl-CoA-carboxylase] ligase/biotin operon repressor BirA translates to MLTLLKLLKDGRFHSGEALGAALGVSRSAVWKQLQHLEAELGLPIHKVRGRGYQLAAPLILLSADEIARHVPVPAWPVHISDSIDSTNAEALRLIESGRTAPFLVLSEQQTAGRGRRGRKWVSPFAQNVYYSLVMRIEGGMRQLEGLSLVVGLAVMQALRDAGVRGAGLKWPNDVLVGQKKIAGILLELVGDPADVCHVVIGIGINVNMQKADEVDQQWSSVQLESGSAVDRNYLVARLGVQLQAYLERHQASGFSAIQGEWEQSHLWQGRPVSLIAGVNQIDGVVLGVDGQGALRLSVDGVEKVYSGGELSLRLRDDS
- a CDS encoding pantothenate kinase is translated as MILELDCGNSFIKWRVLESDKARIFAEGVVGSDASLIDSLFALPGLALKDCRLVSVRASDETSQLVATLVEAFGVKVLCAASARQMGGVRNGYEDFERLGLDRWLAMLGGFQLASGACLVLDFGTAATADFISADGEHLGGFICPGMPLMRNQLRTHTRKIRYDDIAAERALEALSPGRTTVEAVERGCTLMLRGFVLTQLELARSYWGSDFTVFLTGGDAELVADAVPHGRLVPDLVFVGLAMACPLS